In Myotis daubentonii chromosome 16, mMyoDau2.1, whole genome shotgun sequence, one DNA window encodes the following:
- the TEKT1 gene encoding tektin-1 produces the protein MAKLLQAPPKFLPSEWHLANKSQYHKAEAERSRSERLVAESQRLVDEIDKSTRKSQSDVNKKLEQRLEEVKFWKKELDDKLEQLVYATEDLLAYQTRLRKALESLKEPLHITQRCLEYREQRVGIDLVHDEVEEELLKEYEMIQGVIALLTRTLEETTEQIRLNRSAKYYLEKDLKDKFVALTIDDICFSLNNNSPNIKYSENVMRVEPNSVSLEDWLDFSNTNVEKAAKQRNNSLMLKSLVDRVLSQTASDLRKQCDVVDTALRNGLKDTKDARDKLAGHLAKVMEEIASQEKNIEFLEKAILDQEGPAKVAHTRLGTRTCRPNVELCRDMAQYRLIREVHEITNNIARLKETLAQAQMELKGLNRRQLALQEQIQIKENTIYIDEVLCVHMRKSIPLRDGDDHGEWAGGLRPDAVC, from the exons ATGGCCAAACTACTCCAAGCTCCACCGAAGTTCCTGCCCTCCGAGTGGCACCTTGCTAACAAGAGCCAGTACCACAAAGCAGAGGCTGAAAGGTCCCGGTCTGAACGCCTGGTGGCAGAAAGCCAGAGGCTTGTGGATGAAATCGACAAGTCCACGAGAAAATCTCAAAGCGATGTGAACAAGAAGCTAG AACAGAGACTTGAGGAAGTCAAATTCTGGAAGAAGGAGTTAGATGACAAACTTGAGCAGCTTGTGTATGCGACCGAAGATCTACTTGCATATCAGACCAGATTGCGGAAAGCCCTCGAGAGCCTGAAAGAGCCCTTGCACATCACACAGAGGTGCCTGGAGTACAG GGAGCAGCGAGTGGGCATTGACCTGGTGCACGATGAAGTCGAGGAGGAGCTACTGAAGGAGTACGAGATGATCCAGGGGGTGATAGCCCTGCTGACCCGCACCCTGGAGGAGACCACCGAGCAGATCAG GCTGAACCGCTCTGCAAAGTACTATCTCGAAAAGGATTTGAAAGACAAGTTTGTGGCCCTGACCATTGATGATATCTGCTTCTCACTCAACAACAACTCGCCAAACATCAAATATTCTGAGAATGTCATGAGGGTTGAACCAAA CTCCGTGAGCCTGGAAGACTGGCTGGACTTCTCCAACACCAACGTGGAGAAAGCTGCCAAGCAGCGGAACAACTCCCTGATGCTGAAGTCCCTGGTGGACCGAGTCCTGTCCCAGACGGCCAGCGACCTGCGCAAGCAGTGCGACGTGGTGGACACGGCTCTGAGGAACGGGCTGAAGGACACCAAGGACGCCAGGGACAAGCTGGCTGGTCATTTGGCCAAG GTCATGGAAGAGATTGCTTCCCAGGAGAAAAACATTGAATTTCTTGAAAAAGCCATCCTGGACCAAGAAGGGCCTGCCAAGGTGGCTCATACACGCCTGGGGACCAGGACGTGCCGTCCTAATGTGGAGCTGTGTCGCGATATGGCCCAGTACAGGCTGATCAGGGAGGTTCATGAGATCACCAACAACATTGCAAG aTTAAAGGAAACATTAGCCCAAGCTCAGATGGAGCTGAAAGGGCTGAACCGCCGACAGCTGGCCCTGCAGGAGCAGATCCAGATCAAAGAGAACACCATCTACATCGATGAGgtgctgtgtgtgcacatgagaAAGTCCATCCCGCTGCGGGACGGGGAcgaccacggggagtgggccggGGGCCTCCGCCCGGACGCTGTCTGCTAA